The following proteins are encoded in a genomic region of Spirosoma sp. SC4-14:
- a CDS encoding helix-turn-helix domain-containing protein, producing MIQQIIQIANITPEQLNEVVRQAVRSELDSCGMTKSIQMVDEIQHPDFLTRKETAKLLRISLVTLHKLTTEGILQSLTIHGNVRYRRQDVVEAMKEVKNGRTKR from the coding sequence ATGATTCAGCAAATCATCCAAATAGCCAATATTACTCCTGAGCAGCTTAACGAAGTCGTTCGCCAGGCTGTTCGTTCTGAATTAGACAGTTGCGGAATGACTAAGTCCATTCAAATGGTTGACGAGATTCAACATCCGGACTTTCTCACTCGGAAGGAAACGGCCAAGTTGTTACGCATTTCATTAGTAACGCTCCACAAACTAACAACTGAGGGTATTCTACAGAGTTTAACTATTCATGGTAATGTACGCTACCGTCGGCAGGATGTAGTAGAAGCAATGAAAGAAGTTAAGAATGGTAGGACCAAACGTTGA
- a CDS encoding site-specific integrase, whose translation MNANLTSSLSIRRQRAELALFFELPPRQQGLAELQCRLRVNATTCPLYGSGVFVLAAMWNQDQQQLQGQETEALTINRTLSEIRAQHRQLLHDLTRSDIQPTAKLVQHYWYAGESVSPRLINFFEEYLNKLSRMPLSERKTRSTLHKWYLAHKQLKEYLAFICKPELTIDEVTMGWARTYYQWLREIPLSVDTSARYICFIREMLHHAVEHELIAYNKLQSLTIAREAAKTVVCLTPQQLEQLEKMEDLTPLLDQVRKWALLCCYTGLDYTDAIAFARDPWPHIHQLPFGGKIVWSRLKFKQVKGAYPEWGICHIPLLPEARRLLAQVSEWDRLSNQRVNQNLHILEKRLNLPFRLTTKVCRKTAGALFLLRGYQAEAVRKIMGIKTLTVFERHYMVLLSELVDNNMELLHHKQQQRDTLSA comes from the coding sequence ATGAACGCAAACCTTACTTCTTCGCTTTCCATCAGACGGCAACGCGCCGAATTAGCCCTATTCTTTGAACTACCTCCCCGCCAGCAGGGCCTTGCTGAACTGCAGTGTCGCCTGCGGGTCAACGCCACCACATGCCCCCTCTACGGGTCAGGCGTCTTTGTGCTGGCTGCGATGTGGAACCAGGACCAGCAGCAACTCCAGGGGCAGGAGACGGAAGCGCTTACCATCAATCGAACCCTTTCGGAGATTCGCGCCCAGCATCGACAGCTCCTGCACGATCTAACGCGCTCCGACATCCAGCCGACTGCCAAGTTAGTACAGCACTACTGGTATGCCGGGGAGTCCGTTTCACCCCGGCTCATCAATTTTTTTGAAGAGTATCTCAACAAGTTAAGCCGCATGCCGCTTTCCGAGCGTAAAACCCGCTCAACGCTCCATAAATGGTATCTGGCTCATAAGCAGTTGAAAGAGTATCTGGCCTTTATTTGTAAACCGGAGCTAACCATTGATGAGGTGACTATGGGCTGGGCCCGCACCTATTACCAGTGGCTGCGGGAAATTCCCCTCTCAGTGGATACATCAGCCCGCTACATCTGCTTTATTCGGGAAATGTTGCACCATGCCGTCGAGCATGAGTTGATCGCCTACAACAAACTCCAAAGCCTGACCATCGCTCGGGAAGCGGCTAAAACGGTGGTTTGCCTAACGCCCCAACAACTGGAGCAGTTAGAAAAAATGGAGGATCTGACACCGCTACTCGATCAGGTCCGTAAGTGGGCGCTTTTGTGCTGTTACACCGGACTGGATTACACCGATGCTATCGCCTTTGCCCGTGACCCCTGGCCCCATATCCATCAGCTTCCCTTTGGGGGAAAGATCGTCTGGAGCCGCTTAAAGTTCAAGCAGGTCAAGGGAGCCTATCCCGAATGGGGCATTTGTCATATCCCTTTGCTGCCCGAAGCCAGGCGGCTACTGGCCCAGGTCAGTGAGTGGGACAGACTCAGTAACCAGCGGGTTAATCAGAACCTGCACATACTGGAAAAGCGGCTCAATCTCCCCTTCCGACTCACCACAAAAGTATGTCGCAAGACGGCCGGGGCGCTGTTTTTGCTGCGGGGCTATCAGGCTGAGGCAGTTCGCAAAATCATGGGCATCAAGACGCTGACGGTCTTTGAGCGCCATTACATGGTACTGCTCAGCGAACTGGTCGATAACAACATGGAACTGCTGCACCACAAGCAGCAACAACGAGATACGCTTTCGGCTTGA